One region of Oreochromis aureus strain Israel breed Guangdong linkage group 19, ZZ_aureus, whole genome shotgun sequence genomic DNA includes:
- the LOC116326056 gene encoding rab GTPase-activating protein 1-like isoform X1 gives MMEEVSMVNAYDAHAIEQMSEEEIFACLESETGPKFTVPTKKAKLKECRLQIMDDEEDTLDKYVKENRQLQQASLRLEQENDNLAHKLITSKVALRNALDKAEDRVDELTKDLMETRQQLQTTEEEKRGKEEEDAMLKEVFRREIEKAEQKLKRSSGIIADYKQICSQLTNRLESQQAAHREEMDSLKSAIKACSHCQHVVNSDETSDIGGDSGTAAQTEDQKVTEQGLEEMDEGPTLEEQRRREQEKELLRAQIGELEKELVQTKLQMVEATCKIQELEHQKGILTSDLQEAKNSWISKAFTSLRTSSGGLHSLNIHKDGTHTVGWNLHSASLSGWSPKKLSWPHRVNRENV, from the exons ATGATGGAAGAGGTGTCCATGGTCAATGCTTACGATGCCCATGCAATCGAGCAGATGAGCGAGGAGGAGATTTTTGCCTGTCTAGAGTCTGAAACAGGACCTAAATTCACA GTACCAACAAAGAAAGCTAAACTGAAGGAGTGCCGGCTTCAAATAATGGATGACGAGGAAGACACTTTGGACAAATATGTG AAGGAAAACCGTCAGCTTCAGCAGGCCAGCCTTCGTCTGGAGCAGGAAAATGACAATCTGGCCCACAAATTGATCACCAGCAAGGTGGCCCTGAGGAACGCTCTAGACAAG GCGGAGGACAGAGTGGACGAACTAACCAAAGACCTTATGGAAACCAGACAGCAACTGCAGACCACAGAAGaggagaaaagagggaaagaggaggaagatgcCATG CTGAAGGAAGTGTTTCGGAGAGAAATAGAAAAGGCTGAGCAGAAACTCAAAAGGTCGTCTGGTATCATTGCAGACTACAAACAG ATCTGTTCTCAGCTGACAAACCGCCTTGAAAGCCAGCAAGCCGCCCACAGAGAGGAGATGGATTCACTTAAG AGTGCAATAAAAGCTTGTTCCCACTGTCAACACGTCGTGAATTCAGATGAAACGTCCGACATAGGTGGGGACTCAGGAACAGCTGCGCAGACGGAAGATCAGAAAGTGACTGAACAGGGCTTGGAGGAGATGGATGAAGGTCCCACgctggaggagcagaggaggagggagcAGGAAAAGGAGCTCCTCAGGGCTCAGATTGGGGAATTGGAAAAGGAGCTGGTCCAGACCAAACTCCAGATGGTGGAGGCCACGTGCAAAATCCAG GAGCTGGAGCACCAGAAGGGAATCCTGACCAGTGATCTGCAGGAAGCAAAGAACAGCTGGATCAGCAAGGCCTTCACCTCGCTGCGGACCTCCAGCGGGGGGCTTCACAGTCTTAACATACACAAAGACGGGACTCACACAGTGGGTTGGAACCTCCACAGTGCCTCCCTCTCTGGATGGAGCCCCAAGAAGCTATCGTGGCCTCACAGAGTCAATCGAGAAAATGTCTGA
- the odf3l2a gene encoding outer dense fiber protein 3-like protein 2a — protein MEEAEKKRPIISARERGPGPGRYSLPPTVGYVNHDFTKPRSAAYTFHSRMSSAMVSVDSSPGPRYHVGSKVTRFGCMETPSYSILGRGGRTGSKGDLFQTPGPGAYSPEKAPPLNGHRRPPSHVIGARTRYRSVDAVPAPNSYSLPNLLGHHIPHKPSSASYSFSARRKVGAPSEDLATTPGPGKYNSTNPDIYRQRHPSFTMQGRTKRPDYSSAIPGPGAYSPERFHLHLPRPPSFPLGIRHSEFVTPLVVNVTD, from the exons ATGGAGGAGGCGGAGAAGAAACGGCCGATTATCTCTGCTAGAGAAAGAG GCCCAGGCCCTGGACGCTACAGCCTGCCCCCTACAGTTGGATACGTCAACCATGACTTCACCAAGCCCAGAAGTGCAGCATATACCTTCCACAGTCGTATGAGCAGTGCCA TGGTCTCTGTGGACTCCAGCCCAGGACCGAGGTACCACGTTGGATCAAAGGTCACGCGCTTTGGCTGCATGGAAACGCCATCTTACTCCATTTTGGGCAGAGGAGGGCGCACAGGAAgtaaag GTGACCTATTCCAAACTCCCGGGCCCGGGGCCTACAGTCCAGAGAAGGCTCCACCCCTCAATGGCCACCGCAGACCACCATCACACGTTATTGGAGCTCGAACCAGATACCGCTCTGTGGATGCTGTACCAGCACCTAACAG TTACAGTCTTCCTAATCTTCTGGGACATCATATTCCTCACAAACCCTCCAGTGCCAGCTACAGTTTCTCAGCCCGGAGGAAGGTCGGCGCTCCCTCTGAAGATCTCGCCACAACTCCCGGACCAGGAAAGTACAACAGCACCAACCCGGACATTTACCGTCAGCGCCATCCGTCCTTCACCATGCAGGGGAGGACTAAAAGGCCCGATTATTCCTCTGCTATTCCTGGCCCTGGCGCCTACAGCCCGGAGAGATTTCATTTGCACCTTCCAAGACCACCATCCTTCCCTCTGGGCATCAGACACTCTGAGTTTGTCACCCCACTTGTGGTAAATGTAACTGACTGA
- the LOC116326056 gene encoding rab GTPase-activating protein 1-like isoform X2, with translation MMEEVSMVNAYDAHAIEQMSEEEIFACLESETGPKFTKENRQLQQASLRLEQENDNLAHKLITSKVALRNALDKAEDRVDELTKDLMETRQQLQTTEEEKRGKEEEDAMLKEVFRREIEKAEQKLKRSSGIIADYKQICSQLTNRLESQQAAHREEMDSLKSAIKACSHCQHVVNSDETSDIGGDSGTAAQTEDQKVTEQGLEEMDEGPTLEEQRRREQEKELLRAQIGELEKELVQTKLQMVEATCKIQELEHQKGILTSDLQEAKNSWISKAFTSLRTSSGGLHSLNIHKDGTHTVGWNLHSASLSGWSPKKLSWPHRVNRENV, from the exons ATGATGGAAGAGGTGTCCATGGTCAATGCTTACGATGCCCATGCAATCGAGCAGATGAGCGAGGAGGAGATTTTTGCCTGTCTAGAGTCTGAAACAGGACCTAAATTCACA AAGGAAAACCGTCAGCTTCAGCAGGCCAGCCTTCGTCTGGAGCAGGAAAATGACAATCTGGCCCACAAATTGATCACCAGCAAGGTGGCCCTGAGGAACGCTCTAGACAAG GCGGAGGACAGAGTGGACGAACTAACCAAAGACCTTATGGAAACCAGACAGCAACTGCAGACCACAGAAGaggagaaaagagggaaagaggaggaagatgcCATG CTGAAGGAAGTGTTTCGGAGAGAAATAGAAAAGGCTGAGCAGAAACTCAAAAGGTCGTCTGGTATCATTGCAGACTACAAACAG ATCTGTTCTCAGCTGACAAACCGCCTTGAAAGCCAGCAAGCCGCCCACAGAGAGGAGATGGATTCACTTAAG AGTGCAATAAAAGCTTGTTCCCACTGTCAACACGTCGTGAATTCAGATGAAACGTCCGACATAGGTGGGGACTCAGGAACAGCTGCGCAGACGGAAGATCAGAAAGTGACTGAACAGGGCTTGGAGGAGATGGATGAAGGTCCCACgctggaggagcagaggaggagggagcAGGAAAAGGAGCTCCTCAGGGCTCAGATTGGGGAATTGGAAAAGGAGCTGGTCCAGACCAAACTCCAGATGGTGGAGGCCACGTGCAAAATCCAG GAGCTGGAGCACCAGAAGGGAATCCTGACCAGTGATCTGCAGGAAGCAAAGAACAGCTGGATCAGCAAGGCCTTCACCTCGCTGCGGACCTCCAGCGGGGGGCTTCACAGTCTTAACATACACAAAGACGGGACTCACACAGTGGGTTGGAACCTCCACAGTGCCTCCCTCTCTGGATGGAGCCCCAAGAAGCTATCGTGGCCTCACAGAGTCAATCGAGAAAATGTCTGA
- the ebi3 gene encoding interleukin-27 subunit beta, whose protein sequence is MRAAVFGGGYVTVILLISILESQAVDLLRGTGTSQNPLSAPKVHCRCSSYPNVTLCTWPKPPHFPTTHYIATYSERHNQASTKECHLLPPGSSSSEQFWICQLPNLKLLTDYIINITAVHSGRSSSHLTNFMLEDIVKPDPPVDVRVSPTNNRKLLVEWSPPPTWTNMVIFPLKYQILYQWENKGTRRSVHLGPYENTKVELKGLPAGRPYLFQVCARDLLGLGKCSDWSIPVKITIPRKRL, encoded by the exons ATGAGGGCTGCagtgtttggtggtggctatgtcACTGTGATTCTACTAATTAGCATTCTTGAAAGTCAAGCAGTGGACCTGCTGAGAGGAACTGGAACATCACAGA ATCCCCTCTCCGCTCCCAAGGTGCACTGCCGGTGTTCGAGCTATCCGAATGTGACCCTGTGCACCTGGCCTAAACCACCCCACTTCCCTACCACACATTACATTGCCACATACAG TGAGAGACATAATCAGGCAAGCACCAAGGAATGCCATCTCCTTCCACCTGGCTCTTCATCCTCTGAGCAG ttctggATCTGCCAGCTGCCCAACCTGAAGCTTCTTACTGACTACATCATCAACATCACAGCAGTTCATTCTGGGAGAAGCAGCTCCCATCTAACAAACTTCATGCTGGAGGATATAG TGAAACCAGATCCTCCCGTTGATGTCCGGGTTTCCCCTACTAACAACAGAAAGTTGTTGGTTGAGTGGTCTCCTCCACCTACTTGGACCAACATGGTAATATTCCCCCTAAAATACCAGATTCTCTACCAGTGGGAAAACAAGGGGACCCGAAGGTCTGTTCAT CTGGGTCCTTATGAGAACACCAAGGTTGAACTGAAGGGCCTGCCCGCAGGGAGGCCATACTTGTTCCAAGTGTGTGCTAGGGACCTGCTTGGTCTGGGCAAATGCAGCGACTGGAGTATACCCGTCAAGATCACAATACCAAGAAAAAGACTGTAG